From a single Sorghum bicolor cultivar BTx623 chromosome 5, Sorghum_bicolor_NCBIv3, whole genome shotgun sequence genomic region:
- the LOC8082099 gene encoding uncharacterized protein LOC8082099, translating into MATATASKGVTHRTLEVNGIKIHVAEAGDGGSTGGTVLFLHGFLELWHSWQHPLLSLSSRGYRCVAPDLRGYGDSSSPPSPSSYTIFHLVGDVVGVLDALSLPRAFVVGQGTGAVLAWHLATVRPDRVRALVNMSSAFMPRNPGVRPLQAFRRLFGDGYYLLRLQEPGAMEAEFAVMDTRFIFRKLLTTRELGAISLSPEWWGPPDQDIPLPPWLTEEFVHLLAAKFDETGFAGAMNSFRCLDLNWELTAPWTGAKVTVPTKYIAGEDAMSYHRVKEYIHKGGLKRDVPGLEEVAVIAGAGHYVHLEKAEEVTEHIYQFIKKF; encoded by the exons atggcgacggcgacggcgtcgAAGGGCGTaacccaccggacgctggaggtGAACGGCATCAAGATCCACGTAGCCGAGGCCGGCGACGGCGGCTCCACAGGCGGCACGGTGCTCTTCCTGCACGGCTTCCTGGAGCTCTGGCACTCGTGGCAGCACCCGCTGCTGTCCCTCTCGTCGCGGGGCTACCGCTGCGTGGCCCCGGACCTCCGAGGCTACGGCGACTCGTCGTCCCCGCCGTCGCCGTCCTCCTACACCATCTTCCACCTCGTCGGCGACGTGGTGGGCGTCCTCGACGCGCTCTCCCTGCCGCGCGCGTTCGTGGTCGGCCAGGGCACGGGCGCCGTCCTGGCGTGGCACCTCGCCACGGTGCGCCCCGACCGGGTGCGCGCGCTCGTCAACATGAGCTCCGCCTTCATGCCGCGCAACCCCGGCGTGCGCCCGCTCCAGGCGTTCCGGCGGCTCTTCGGCGACGGGTACTACCTGCTGCGGCTGCAGGAGCCCGGCGCCATGGAGGCCGAGTTCGCTGTGATGGACACCAGGTTCATCTTCAGGAAGCTCCTCACCACCCGCGAGCTGGGCGCCATCTCACTGTCGCCGGAGTGGTGGGGGCCGCCGGACCAGGACATTCCGCTGCCGCCGTGGCTCACGGAGGAGTTCGTCCACCTCCTCGCCGCCAAGTTCGACGAGACAGGGTTCGCCGGCGCCATGAACTCCTTCCGCTGCCTCGACCT CAACTGGGAGCTGACGGCGCCATGGACAGGGGCGAAGGTGACCGTGCCGACCAAGTACATCGCAGGGGAGGATGCCATGTCGTACCACCGGGTGAAGGAGTACATACACAAGGGCGGGCTCAAGCGCGACGTGCCGGGGCTGGAGGAGGTGGCGGTGATCGCCGGCGCTGGGCACTACGTCCACCtcgagaaggcggaggaggtgaCGGAGCACATCTACCAATTCATCAAGAAGTTCTGA
- the LOC8082098 gene encoding cytosolic sulfotransferase 5 → MSTTTCYSAPAAVVPGAGGEVAVVTAVASEAGAAAAHDQSRKKKNNHRSLYANLPAAEIIDSLPLETRFPVPHRLYGGFWKAEFLLKGMAAAAARTTSCFEFEPNPSDIFLASLPKSGTTWLKALAFATLNRRTHPPSNADGQHPFSHRNPHDCVSFLELMMIQGVDAAAADDDDADDAGAPRLIATHLPWSWLPPAITAGEGQGGGSSSRGRGCRIVYVCREPKDVLVSYWTFSVKAAAKFAAAAAAGGDDDGGGGRESAAASLTTSFEEAFELFCEGRFPGGPHWLHALEFWRESQRRPDEVLFLRYEDMLRDPVGNLRKLAAFMGCPFSAEEETAGGGGGVVDQIVELCSLENLKSMDVNKNGTTTVLGVTNDAFFRKGKVGDWKNYMTPDMAARLDKVVEEATRGSGLTFADSISV, encoded by the coding sequence atgAGTACTACTACTTGCTACTCTGCGCCAGCAGCCGTCGTCCCCGGCGCCGGCGGTGAAGTGGCGGTGGTTACTGCAGTGGCATCGGAAgccggagcagcagcagctcatGACCAgtcgaggaagaagaagaacaacCACCGGAGCCTGTACGCCAACCTACCTGCAGCCGAGATCATCGACTCGCTGCCCCTGGAGACACGGTTCCCGGTGCCCCATCGCCTGTACGGGGGCTTCTGGAAAGCcgagttcttgctcaagggcaTGGCAGCCGCTGCCGCTCGCACCACGTCGTGCTTCGAGTTCGAGCCAAACCCATCGGACATCTTCCTCGCCAGCTTGCCCAAGTCCGGCACCACCTGGCTCAAGGCCCTGGCCTTCGCGACGCTCAACCGCCGCACGCACCCACCGTCCAACGCCGACGGCCAGCACCCGTTCAGCCACCGCAACCCCCACGACTGTGTCAGCTTCCTGGAGCTCATGATGATCCAGGgcgtcgacgccgccgccgccgacgacgacgacgccgacgacgccggAGCTCCACGGCTGATCGCCACGCACTTGCCCTGGTCATGGCTTCCCCCTGCCATCACGGCGGGGGAAGGACAAGGAGGCGGCTCCTCCTCCCGGGGCCGGGGGTGCCGGATCGTGTACGTGTGCCGGGAACCCAAGGACGTGCTGGTCTCCTACTGGACCTTCAGCGTCAAGGCGGCAGCCAagttcgccgccgccgctgccgccggtgGCGATgatgatggcggcggcggccgggagTCTGCAGCAGCAAGCCTGACGACGAGTTTCGAGGAGGCTTTCGAGCTCTTCTGCGAGGGACGGTTCCCCGGCGGCCCACACTGGCTCCACGCGCTGGAATTCTGGCGTGAGAGCCAGAGGAGGCCCGACGAGGTGCTGTTCCTCAGGTACGAGGACATGCTGAGAGATCCGGTAGGGAACCTGAGGAAGCTCGCGGCGTTCATGGGGTGCCCGTTctcggcggaggaggagacggccggcggcggcggcggggtggTGGATCAGATCGTGGAGCTCTGCAGCTTGGAGAACCTCAAGAGCATGGACGTGAACAAGAACGGGACTACGACAGTGCTCGGGGTCACCAACGACGCgttcttcaggaagggcaaggtCGGTGACTGGAAAAACTACATGACGCCGGACATGGCGGCCAGGCTGGATAAGGTTGTTGAGGAGGCCACTCGAGGTTCTGGGCTCACCTTTGCCGACTCCATATCCGTGTAA
- the LOC8070223 gene encoding protein SRG1, translating into MALAADDESWRVPSLVQELAATVQEPPSRYLIPEQDRRHDQLAGVEMPVPVPTIDLQRLLATDDSADEEASKLRSALLSWGFFLVTNHGIATSVMDALMAASREFFRKPLEEKQMYSNLIEGKQWQLEGYGNDPVTTQDQILDWCDRLHLMVEPEDERNLDRWPGHPETFRGLLHEYTMGCRRVKDGILRAMARLLELDDDDGILGQFGDKGSTHARFSYYPACPRPDLVLGVSPHNDVCVLTLLLADEHVGGLQFHRDGTWYCVPPVHGRALLVNVGVSLEIMSNGIFKGPLHRVVTNSEKERMSLAMFYTTDFEKEIEPIAQLLDDKRPARYKKIKFKDFVAAHHEYFSKRERVIESLKILI; encoded by the exons ATGGCATTGGCAGCGGATGACGAGTCATGGAGGGTGCCTAGCTTAGTGCAGGAGCTGGCAGCCACCGTGCAAGAGCCGCCGAGTCGGTACCTGATCCCCGAGCAGGACAGGCGCCATGACCAGCTCGCTGGTGTAGAGATGCCGGTTCCTGTACCGACCATTGATCTCCAACGGCTGTTGGCAACCGACGACTCTGCCGATGAGGAGGCTTCCAAGCTGCGCTCCGCGCTGCTGAGCTGGGGCTTCTTCTTG GTTACCAACCATGGGATCGCGACGTCTGTGATGGACGCTCTGATGGCTGCATCGCGCGAGTTCTTCCGCAAGCCGCTCGAAGAGAAGCAGATGTACAGCAACCTGATCGAAGGGAAACAATGGCAGTTAGAAGGGTACGGGAATGACCCGGTGACAACCCAGGATCAGATCCTGGACTGGTGCGACAGGCTCCATCTCATGGTTGAGCCGGAGGACGAGAGGAACCTCGATCGCTGGCCTGGACACCCGGAAACTTTCAG GGGTCTTCTGCACGAGTACACGATGGGCTGCCGGCGAGTCAAGGATGGGATCCTCCGGGCAATGGCCAGGCTCCTGgagctcgacgacgacgacggcatcCTCGGCCAGTTCGGCGACAAGGGCTCCACTCATGCTAGATTCAGTTACTACCCTGCCTGCCCGAGGCCTGACCTCGTCCTCGGCGTCAGCCCTCACAACGACGTCTGCGTCCTGACGCTGCTCCTCGCCGACGAACATGTCGGCGGGCTGCAGTTCCACAGGGACGGGACCTGGTACTGCGTCCCGCCCGTCCATGGCCGGGCCTTGCTGGTGAACGTCGGCGTCTCGCTGGAG ATAATGTCGAACGGGATCTTCAAGGGCCCGCTGCACAGGGTGGTGACCAACTCTGAGAAGGAGAGGATGTCTCTGGCCATGTTCTATACTACGGATTTTGAGAAAGAGATCGAGCCCATCGCTCAACTGTTAGATGACAAGCGGCCAGCACGGTATAAGAAGATCAAGTTCAAGGATTTTGTGGCTGCTCACCATGAGTACTTCTCCAAAAGGGAGAGAGTCATTGAGTCACTGAAGATCTTGATTTAA